A window of Lagenorhynchus albirostris chromosome 11, mLagAlb1.1, whole genome shotgun sequence contains these coding sequences:
- the LOC132529222 gene encoding LOW QUALITY PROTEIN: heterogeneous nuclear ribonucleoprotein A1-like (The sequence of the model RefSeq protein was modified relative to this genomic sequence to represent the inferred CDS: substituted 1 base at 1 genomic stop codon): protein MAAAQLQKLFVGGLSLETSDASLRRHPERRGVRTDCVATRDPSTRHSRGFRVVTHATVEDVGAAMKARPHEVDGRVVEPKRAVSREDSQRPGAHLSVKKIFVGGIKEDTEEHHLRDYFEQYGKTEVIKIMTDRGSGKKXGFAFVTFDDHDSVDKTVIQKYHTVNGHNCEVRKALSEQEMASASSSQRGRSGSGNFGGGRGGGGYGGGGYGGGGYGGGGYGGSGYGGGGYGGSGYGGSGYGGSGYGGGGYGGSGYGGSGYGGSGYGGGGYGGSGYGDSGYGGGGYGGSGYGGGGYGGGSFNDFGSYNNQSSNFGPMTGGNFGGRSSGP, encoded by the exons ATGGC AGCTGCACAGCTGCAGAAGCTCTTCGTCGGAGGTTTGAGCCTTGAAACAAGCGACGCGAGCCTGAGGAGGCATCCTGAGCGGCGGGGAGTGCGCACAGACTGTGTGGCGACGAGAGATCCAAGCACCAGGCACTCCAGAGGCTTCAGGGTTGTCACACACGCCACTGTGGAGGATGTGGGTGCGGCCATGAAAGCAAGGCCACACGAGGTGGATGGGAGAGTTGTGGAACCCAAGAGGGCCGTCTCAAGAGAAGATTCTCAAAGACCTGGTGCCCACTTAAGtgtgaaaaagatttttgttGGTGGCATTAAAGAAGACACTGAAGAACATCATCTAAGAGATTATTTTGAACAGTATGGGAAAACTGAAGTGATTAAAATCATGACTGATCGAGGCAGTGGCAAGAAGTGAGGCTTTGCTTTCGTAACCTTTGATGACCATGACTCTGTAGACAAGACTGTCATTCAGAAATACCACACTGTGAATGGCCACAACTGTGAAGTAAGGAAAGCCCTATCTGAGCAAGAGATGGCTAGTGCCTCATCCAGCCAAAGAGGCCGAAGTGGTTCTGGAAACTTTGGTGGTGGTCGTGGAGGGGG TGGATATGGTGGCGGGGGATATGGTGGCGGGGGATATGGTGGCGGGGGATATGGTGGCAGTGGATATGGTGGCGGGGGATATGGTGGCAGTGGATATGGTGGCAGTGGATATGGTGGCAGTGGATATGGTGGCGGGGGATATGGTGGCAGTGGATATGGTGGCAGTGGATATGGTGGCAGTGGATATGGTGGCGGGGGATATGGTGGCAGTGGATATGGTGACAGTGGATATGGTGGCGGGGGATATGGTGGCAGTGGATATGGTGGCGGGGGAtatg GTGGTGGAAGCTTCAATGATTTTGGCAGTTATAATAATCAATCTTCAAATTTTGGACCCATGACAGGAGGAAACTTTGGAGGCAGAAGTTCTGGCCCCTAG